In Fibrobacter sp. UWB13, the genomic window CTTTTCGCGCTCGCTCGTAATCCAGAGGTCTTCGGAATTTTCTGTTTTTTTGAAAAGGGTGGCGTTCATGGCGCGCTTGAGATCAACGAGCCCCTCACCCGTCTTGGAGGAAATGCGGAGGGAACTTTCACTGGATCCTTCGCTTCGCTCAGGATGACAAGTTGCAATATCGCTTTTTGAAATGACGACAAAATCCGGTTTTATATTCTCTGAATAACAAGATGCGCCGCGCTCATCTGATCCATCGAGGACCAGAATCTTCATGTCGGCTTCGGCGAGGATTTCCTTGCTCTTTTCCATGCTAAGCGCATCGAGAGCATCGGTCGCCTTGTCCGCGATACCAGCGGTATCGACCAGGCGGATTTCACCCCCGTCCAGGAACAAGCGGACTTCAACAAAGTCACGGGTCGTGCCAGGGATGTTACTCACGAGGATTCGGTCTTCACCGAGGAGCGCATTCACGAGGCTCGACTTGCCCGCATTCGGAGCACCGTACAAAACAGCAAGCGGCAAACGGCTGACCGCCGCCTTGCCCTTAAAACTTTTCAAAATGGATTCTACGCTTTCGCGAATCGCAGAAATTTTCACGCCCCAGGTCGCATAATCCGGGTCGGCTTCTTCTTCGGAGAAATCAACATCCAATTCGAGGCGAGCCGAGATATCCATGACCTGTTCCGTGAGCGTCTTGACTTTTTTCGAGAGCGCACCGCCGAGCAAGCGATGGGCGTTCTTGAGTTCGTCACGGTTAGCACTGTGGATCACATCGGCAACGGATTCCGCCTGCACCAAGTCCATGCGACCGTTCAAGAAAGCACGACGCGTGTATTCGCCCGGTTCTGCCAAGCGCACGCCATCGACGCTCTTGATAACCTGAATCAGTTCACGGACGATAATCGGGTTTCCGTGCGGGTAAAGTTCCAGCACGTCTTCGCCGGTATAGGAATTCGGACCTTCAAAAAAAATGTAGAGGAGGCTATCGATAACGAGTGCTGTCGCGCGGTCATCGCCGACCATTGTACGATAGTCGCGAGCCGTCGCAAGCTTTGCTTCGCGAGGCTTCAAATTCTTTATTACCGATTCACCGAACAGAAGGCGCACCACTTCGCGCACCTTCGAGCCACTCACGCGGATAGCGGCAACGGCACTCACGCCCGCAGGCGTCATCGGAGCAACAATCGTCTGAGAATCCATGAAGAAAAAGATAGTAATTAGCAGTTAGTCATTGGTCATTAGTCTTTGGTCGTTAGATAATAATCGCTCCCTCACCCACATTCTTTCGTCTCTCGTCTGTAGCGAGCCTGCGAGCGGTCTCTCATCTAATTACTAAATTCTCTAACAACTAATAACTATTAACTAGCAACTACGATATGAGCAACTTCAAACTTATTTCCCGTCCTTTGGGCACTGTGCAGTGCTTTGTTTTGCAGCGTGACGACGGCGCTGAATTTGAAATTTTGAGCGGCTACGGCGCAGGCCTCAACGCTTGGCGCATTCCCGACAATAACGGCAAGCTCCAGGACCTCCTTTTCGGTTACCGCGAAGGCGACGACATTTTCAAAATGGGTCCCGACACAAACGCGGGTTGCAGACTCGCCCCGTTCCCGGGACGCGTAGCCTACGCCAAATTCAACTGGAACGGCAACGATTACCAGCTCGTCAACAACGTGAGCTGGGCTCCGCACGCCCTCCACGGCTTTTTGCAGAACAAAGAATGGAACCTCCTGAGCTTCGAAAGCGATAGTGAAAAGTGCATCGCAACATTCGGTATCGACTGGCCAGGTGCATTTACAGGTTTCCCGTTCCCCTTCCGCGCGGTCAACAAGGTTACGTTCACAGGCGAAAGCTACACCGTCGAATCGACCGTCACGAACATCGGCAAGGGCGACCTCCCCTATTCCGAAGGTTGGCACCCCTATTACACGCTCGGTGAAAAAATCAACGGACTCCAGATGACACTCCCTGAATCGAACCTCGCGATTCTCGACAAGGCAGACATCCCGACGGGCGAATTCAAGCCGGATACCCGTTTCGTGGGCGGCAGACTCATCAACGACGAGTTCATCAACGATTGTTTCTGCTTAAACCAGGGCGAAGCCCCCTACGTTCTCAAAAACAAGAAAAATTTTGAGAACATCTTAGCCACCGTAGAACTCAAAAGCGATACCAAATCCCTCCAAATTTGGCAAAAGGCCGGCAAAGAACAATATAACGCCATCCAGATTTACACTCCGCCTGATCGTATGAGCATCGCCATCGAGCCGATGACCGCGGAACCCGATACTTTAAACCATCACCGTGATTTAATCGTCATCAAGCCGGGCGAAATCCGCACATTTGTTTTCGGAGCAAAGTTCCAAAAACGCTAAAAAACGGGCTAAAAAGGCACCTAAAAACGCCCGTAAACATATTTTTTCCTTTCAAGCAAAAATGCTATTGCATTTTTGCTTTTTTCAATATATTTTGAGAACACGTATCTTAAGGAGAGAACATGGATTTTAAGAAAGTTTTCCTCGCATGTGGCCTTTCAGTCGCCTGCACCGCCTTCGCGGCCCCGTATGAAGCCGAAGACGCAACCATCACCAAAGACGCAGCCGTAGCCTCTAATACAGCCGCTTCCGGCGGTAAATATGTCAAGATGAACGGCGGCGACATCACTTTTTCCAAGGTGACGGTCGAAAAAGCAGGCAAATACACCATCGTTCTCCACTACATGAACAATTACGGTGGATCCAAGATTAACAACGTTGAAGTCGGCGGAGCCTCCTCTGCCGTGACGTTCGATGTGACCGAAAAAGGCAAATTCGCCGATATCGAAACGGTCATGAACCTCGCTGCCGGTGAGAACACTATCGCCATCACCAATAGCTGGGGCTGGATTGACCTCGACTACATCGAAGTCAAGGGTTACGAAGCTAAAGCGTTCAACCTCTGCAACGCCCCGGTGACAAAGACCGCCACCCCGTCTGCCATCAAGCTTTACAACTTCCTCGTCAACAACTTTGGCAAAAAGACCATTTCCGGCGTGATGACCGGTAACATGGACGCCTACACCAAGGGCGACGCTACCCAGCACGAAGACGTTCAGGCTGTATTCAAGGCCGGCGGCAAGTACCCGGCACTCGTCGGAGTCGACCTGATGAACGCCACCGGCGCAAGCAAAAACAACAGCTGGTTCCAGGAATACACCGAAAAGGCCATCGATATCGCCAAGAGCACTTGGAAGAAGGGCGGCATTCCGGCATTCACATGGCACTGGCGTCCAGGTGACGAAGAGAACTTCTATGTGAAAGGCGCAAACGACAATTACACCGAATTCGACTTCACCGAAGCTTTCGTGACCGGCACGACCAACTGGGATACCGTTTCGACCGCTTACAAGGCTCTC contains:
- the mnmE gene encoding tRNA uridine-5-carboxymethylaminomethyl(34) synthesis GTPase MnmE, producing the protein MDSQTIVAPMTPAGVSAVAAIRVSGSKVREVVRLLFGESVIKNLKPREAKLATARDYRTMVGDDRATALVIDSLLYIFFEGPNSYTGEDVLELYPHGNPIIVRELIQVIKSVDGVRLAEPGEYTRRAFLNGRMDLVQAESVADVIHSANRDELKNAHRLLGGALSKKVKTLTEQVMDISARLELDVDFSEEEADPDYATWGVKISAIRESVESILKSFKGKAAVSRLPLAVLYGAPNAGKSSLVNALLGEDRILVSNIPGTTRDFVEVRLFLDGGEIRLVDTAGIADKATDALDALSMEKSKEILAEADMKILVLDGSDERGASCYSENIKPDFVVISKSDIATCHPERSEGSSESSLRISSKTGEGLVDLKRAMNATLFKKTENSEDLWITSEREKTCLEEALAGIDRALNLIRTNPAVELLAFEMQLVRRSLQSITGEISSEDVLQQIFAGFCIGK
- a CDS encoding aldose 1-epimerase — encoded protein: MSNFKLISRPLGTVQCFVLQRDDGAEFEILSGYGAGLNAWRIPDNNGKLQDLLFGYREGDDIFKMGPDTNAGCRLAPFPGRVAYAKFNWNGNDYQLVNNVSWAPHALHGFLQNKEWNLLSFESDSEKCIATFGIDWPGAFTGFPFPFRAVNKVTFTGESYTVESTVTNIGKGDLPYSEGWHPYYTLGEKINGLQMTLPESNLAILDKADIPTGEFKPDTRFVGGRLINDEFINDCFCLNQGEAPYVLKNKKNFENILATVELKSDTKSLQIWQKAGKEQYNAIQIYTPPDRMSIAIEPMTAEPDTLNHHRDLIVIKPGEIRTFVFGAKFQKR